From Candidatus Binatia bacterium, one genomic window encodes:
- a CDS encoding alpha/beta hydrolase: MPKVFVHGNPECAAVWNPLVDALAERGITDTVRVSPPGFGAPLPEGFEPTMQGYHHWLVGELEALRGSDGPIDLVGHDWGAGHVAGIAAARPDLIRSFAMDCGGLVHPDYVWHDAAQSWQTPEVGEQVVEAITGASLPDRVAIFESFGITGATAQEMAEAANAEMGACILALYRSAVPPAMAELGERLRAAPPRPALIIIAEDDLYVPADLAAETAESLGADVLRLAGQGHWWMFSAPRPAAEALAGFWSALD, translated from the coding sequence ATGCCCAAGGTCTTTGTTCACGGTAATCCCGAATGCGCCGCTGTCTGGAACCCCTTGGTCGATGCGCTGGCCGAGCGTGGCATCACCGATACGGTGCGAGTATCTCCCCCCGGATTCGGTGCGCCCCTGCCCGAGGGCTTCGAACCAACCATGCAGGGATACCATCACTGGCTGGTCGGGGAGCTTGAAGCCCTCCGTGGTTCAGATGGCCCGATCGATCTGGTTGGCCACGACTGGGGCGCCGGTCATGTGGCCGGCATTGCCGCCGCCCGTCCGGACTTGATCCGCTCGTTCGCAATGGATTGCGGCGGATTGGTCCATCCCGACTACGTCTGGCATGACGCGGCACAGTCCTGGCAAACGCCTGAAGTCGGCGAACAGGTCGTCGAGGCAATTACCGGAGCCTCGCTGCCCGATCGAGTCGCGATCTTCGAGAGCTTCGGCATCACCGGGGCTACCGCGCAAGAGATGGCAGAGGCCGCCAATGCCGAGATGGGAGCTTGTATCCTGGCGCTCTACCGCAGTGCAGTGCCCCCGGCGATGGCCGAATTAGGCGAGCGCCTGCGAGCCGCACCCCCTCGACCGGCCCTGATCATCATCGCCGAGGACGACCTTTATGTTCCCGCAGATCTGGCCGCAGAAACTGCCGAGTCGCTCGGGGCCGATGTCCTTCGCCTCGCCGGCCAAGGCCATTGGTGGATGTTCAGTGCACCTCGGCCGGCGGCAGAAGCCTTGGCAGGCTTCTGGTCGGCGCTGGACTGA
- a CDS encoding DUF2791 family P-loop domain-containing protein — protein sequence MINPRPTTPRTSTSLPDRIGRDREWETLCSWLEESAMGRGGVGIVSGAAGSGKSFLAGHLEQEARARGFATGRARFEGRGRSRMPWPWPQILRGLGGTATTELARELLREGLESPQDDRDGFLASSGMGAGRLVIPLVDALDARAAESPLLLVFDDAQDCDIASAEVLRLVAESLASLPCLILVMLRDDDAATVGPETDSALEAFHEPAEHRVLELLPLSAAETASILGEEICIALGGKQNANELTRGSPLLASAVRQAAMPASSLTSTLSTPERALGAIAAHRRAELSPSQDRLVSALTIRPQGSDATLLAKILECELGDLETVGESPSLKGLVEVESGRGSLRYRIMTESMREALGAGISPHDRRDLHAMFAQALIERNRQGIAVGASEVADHALQARPAFPPADAAEWTCRAAREANTAEAFESAAALVVDGLHILSLEDGQGLSDLRRKLLLEGVAANCAREPQTAREYLRELRQIAERLEPDARRCLAEEAIDASNITVQDLALLEDMRQLLQLALGGLLPNDPARVGLIAREAAVLNRIPGPAAKLACETLSEEALLASAASEASPKLRAIATATHLLCNHHAHGPESRLDMARGLSAYISEAQQPDFHLIANCTMVIDGLAAGHVGEADDAIDRISREAASATHHPVSWYPFHLRAMRAGMQADFKAARRWLEVGIENTSPATYVDAATSAWLLLTQLSRMCGVSIFHVPILPYLELPALPKEFEGADFQIAPPAPSGHPLCEPWGEVVIELAEASRHTTSHGRNSRAPIGASPDLTAHWRVGYAGVMARLLNDRDGARAIVEDLAQQRFGEIPHDAQWLASICHAAQTCSEVESKKAAGPTLEILRPFADRNALTAMGLVFAGPVASFAAPLAQMIDDHQSAETLGKTAIAASDQVGAVFFGAKSRLDRASFLLEAGPASDRDEARTLVDASRSTIDRFGLEGLRTRLDAVEQKLDVGPTAAATSAAPEPATPPELPTNAPEARATEAIFVQEGDTWRLGWEGLEMRLRQQRGLEFIALLLERPHEEIHARMLMSPGAPPATDAATRADLASGDLGIADDSGLEILDEQALQSFRSRFEQARAELEEAQANNDLGRVETLQREIDFLAQELSSATGLQGRKRRTGSDNERARIAVRKRVKASLDRIRRDLPGLHAHLSASLRTGSICRYAPESPVSWQTAA from the coding sequence ATGATAAACCCCCGCCCGACCACACCACGGACTTCAACGAGCCTCCCCGACCGCATCGGACGGGACAGGGAATGGGAAACCCTTTGTTCCTGGCTGGAGGAGAGCGCCATGGGCCGCGGCGGCGTGGGAATCGTCTCGGGGGCCGCCGGGTCGGGCAAGAGTTTTCTCGCAGGACATCTGGAGCAAGAAGCACGTGCGCGAGGGTTCGCGACCGGTCGTGCTCGCTTCGAGGGTCGCGGACGATCAAGAATGCCCTGGCCCTGGCCGCAAATCCTCCGTGGCCTCGGGGGTACCGCAACCACCGAACTCGCGCGCGAGTTGCTGCGCGAGGGGCTCGAATCACCCCAAGACGACCGAGATGGATTTCTTGCGAGCTCGGGTATGGGAGCCGGACGACTGGTGATCCCGTTGGTCGACGCTCTGGATGCGAGGGCGGCCGAGAGCCCCCTGCTGCTCGTCTTTGACGATGCACAGGATTGCGACATCGCTTCGGCCGAGGTTCTGCGGTTGGTAGCCGAATCGCTTGCCTCCCTGCCCTGCTTGATTCTGGTGATGTTGCGGGACGACGACGCTGCGACTGTCGGTCCCGAAACAGACTCGGCGCTCGAGGCTTTCCACGAACCGGCGGAACACCGGGTCCTGGAGCTACTGCCGCTCAGTGCTGCCGAGACCGCCTCGATCCTGGGGGAGGAGATCTGCATCGCCCTCGGCGGCAAACAAAACGCCAACGAACTGACCCGCGGCAGCCCACTGCTGGCATCCGCAGTTCGGCAGGCCGCCATGCCGGCCTCATCGCTGACATCCACGCTGTCCACGCCCGAGCGAGCCCTCGGCGCGATCGCTGCGCACCGGCGGGCGGAGCTTTCCCCCTCACAGGACCGATTGGTATCCGCACTCACGATTCGACCTCAGGGTAGCGATGCCACGCTGCTGGCAAAGATTCTCGAATGTGAGCTCGGCGATCTGGAGACAGTCGGAGAAAGCCCCAGCCTGAAAGGGCTGGTCGAAGTTGAGAGCGGGCGCGGAAGCCTCCGCTATCGGATCATGACCGAAAGCATGCGCGAGGCTCTGGGGGCCGGAATCTCCCCGCACGACCGACGCGACCTGCACGCCATGTTTGCGCAAGCCCTGATTGAGAGAAACAGGCAGGGCATAGCGGTCGGGGCCAGTGAGGTCGCCGATCATGCCCTCCAGGCCAGACCGGCTTTCCCGCCGGCGGATGCCGCCGAGTGGACGTGTCGGGCGGCCCGCGAAGCAAATACCGCCGAGGCTTTCGAAAGTGCTGCTGCCCTGGTGGTCGATGGTTTGCACATCCTGTCGCTTGAGGACGGTCAGGGACTGTCGGACCTTCGCCGGAAGCTCCTCCTCGAGGGGGTCGCGGCCAACTGCGCTCGCGAGCCACAGACCGCCCGAGAATACCTCCGTGAGTTGCGACAAATCGCCGAACGCCTCGAACCCGACGCGCGCCGCTGCCTCGCCGAGGAGGCTATCGATGCCTCCAACATCACCGTTCAGGACCTCGCGCTGCTCGAGGATATGCGCCAGCTTCTGCAACTCGCTCTCGGGGGACTCTTGCCAAACGACCCCGCGCGAGTCGGCCTGATCGCCCGCGAAGCCGCCGTGTTGAATCGGATTCCGGGCCCCGCGGCCAAGCTGGCATGCGAAACCCTTTCCGAAGAAGCTCTGCTTGCGAGCGCCGCATCGGAGGCAAGCCCCAAGCTTCGCGCGATTGCCACCGCCACCCACCTGCTCTGCAACCACCATGCGCACGGGCCGGAATCCCGCCTCGATATGGCACGGGGTCTGTCCGCATATATAAGCGAGGCGCAACAACCCGACTTTCACCTGATTGCCAACTGCACCATGGTCATCGACGGACTGGCTGCGGGCCATGTCGGCGAAGCCGATGACGCAATCGATCGAATCTCCCGCGAAGCCGCATCGGCAACACACCACCCGGTCTCCTGGTACCCCTTTCACCTCCGCGCGATGCGGGCAGGCATGCAGGCGGACTTCAAGGCCGCCCGAAGATGGCTCGAGGTTGGTATCGAGAATACATCACCCGCCACGTATGTGGACGCCGCAACGTCAGCCTGGCTTCTGCTGACGCAGCTATCGAGGATGTGTGGTGTTTCGATCTTTCACGTCCCGATCCTGCCCTACCTCGAGCTCCCGGCACTTCCGAAAGAATTCGAAGGTGCCGATTTCCAGATTGCTCCACCGGCCCCGAGCGGACATCCGCTCTGCGAGCCATGGGGCGAAGTCGTCATCGAGCTGGCCGAAGCTTCTCGACACACCACAAGTCACGGACGCAACAGTCGCGCCCCGATCGGCGCCAGCCCGGACCTCACGGCACACTGGCGGGTGGGCTATGCAGGAGTCATGGCCCGGCTGCTCAACGACCGCGATGGCGCTCGCGCCATCGTCGAAGATCTGGCGCAACAGCGGTTTGGCGAAATTCCCCACGACGCGCAATGGCTGGCCTCCATTTGCCACGCCGCGCAAACCTGCAGCGAAGTCGAAAGCAAAAAGGCCGCTGGTCCCACACTCGAAATCCTGCGCCCCTTTGCCGACAGAAACGCCTTGACCGCGATGGGACTGGTCTTCGCGGGTCCCGTCGCCAGTTTCGCCGCACCGCTCGCACAGATGATCGACGACCACCAAAGTGCCGAGACGCTGGGCAAGACAGCGATTGCCGCCAGCGATCAGGTCGGAGCCGTTTTCTTCGGAGCCAAGTCCAGACTCGATCGAGCGTCATTTCTTCTCGAAGCGGGACCGGCCTCGGACCGAGACGAAGCCCGAACCCTCGTGGACGCATCTCGGTCCACCATCGACAGGTTCGGGCTTGAGGGACTGCGAACACGGCTCGATGCGGTCGAGCAGAAACTGGACGTCGGCCCTACCGCAGCAGCAACCTCTGCGGCCCCCGAGCCGGCAACGCCTCCCGAGTTGCCGACGAATGCCCCGGAAGCGCGCGCGACCGAGGCGATCTTCGTGCAAGAGGGCGATACATGGAGATTGGGTTGGGAAGGCCTGGAGATGCGCCTGCGACAGCAACGCGGACTTGAGTTCATTGCCCTCCTGCTCGAGCGACCCCATGAAGAGATCCATGCTCGCATGCTGATGAGCCCCGGGGCGCCGCCAGCAACCGACGCCGCCACTCGCGCCGATCTGGCCAGCGGTGACCTCGGGATTGCCGACGATAGCGGACTCGAAATCCTCGACGAGCAGGCGCTGCAATCCTTCCGGAGCCGCTTCGAGCAGGCCCGAGCCGAACTTGAAGAGGCTCAAGCCAACAACGACCTCGGGCGCGTCGAGACGCTCCAGCGCGAAATCGATTTCCTCGCGCAGGAACTCTCGAGTGCCACCGGATTGCAGGGAAGAAAACGACGCACGGGCTCGGACAACGAACGTGCTCGCATCGCCGTCCGCAAGCGCGTGAAGGCGTCTCTCGACAGAATCCGGCGCGATCTACCGGGCCTGCATGCCCACCTCTCGGCCTCGCTGCGGACCGGATCCATATGCCGATACGCACCCGAAAGCCCGGTGAGTTGGCAGACCGCCGCCTGA